A single genomic interval of Leishmania panamensis strain MHOM/PA/94/PSC-1 chromosome 25 sequence harbors:
- a CDS encoding hypothetical protein (TriTrypDB/GeneDB-style sysID: LpmP.25.1800), which yields MEAGQASSSDVAPWWWSHRSIVEEAEPLDATADDAAASCLSAIVKQTANHVLAYRNVLLDTVSVVQDAQEGSATSGSQHSSDASHINLYQHMKWDGVLLPLLTQLRKCMARAWEERAAEQAEQAADGMTPMSASGVGRGSFKVMPTAHVDAVQARRLRAVQQQIYLAFLNAVLQGLTDGARAAVVTGVDTSNSAACEEGGSADAQPGSSSETTDAAPAARALSLLMDSLLTHVLSFATSGTVVTSPQTETEDTTKPRRGQHHRTLALTCTHTGDWFTGMLPLYLRAAYQQQQQRAHDGVAEQEGAASASRSAALIPSPALCLVSYIGVFVQGAGLQLFPSEQEAYLPCFNRKVLSLFSDQIKGFVQAAVEQSEYVIAGTTSTDAVAVAAAHIRYAGDVLKAIIDMQLYSEDNATEVGEDDCTMVYAALPCPLALRAQTQQSEKRTEVDYSVAPLLALTSYKVCERLLGLMSRWWVTCERMARHARTCVAAAARRMDEDNVEGEKQEQQQQGADSPTSGNDTSHLAELEDVWLGLRKQAMSFTLVLSTYSETTLLIVPYTALLTDLFFTPAPDRSAPSGAQQAPLSLETWKSCIRELHRVTHASQDGSYALFTHTACGARRQLRMHHCHVRDCTFAAACFSRAMVCLSDPSTGAHVSGCATEVGTDRQVHSSGPHSLLPLAFAALQQPLSVMQEHVFHPLLRVSSVTLSVRADAVVREKGGAGQHGATPDASSATRLEALTENPLSAVQLVELYFPRHYRVMSALDQAMQYVLDRFQALASNHTALEETVDSEVAMAWASLCSLPATLTSFWGATMDEACVSRMRNTGDEVATSELLMFFAAVFRTLPPTVLPRVRAALETFLGEGGCKTMEYLRHHIIDQRRHGLAAFFLPPLRAMALDYATAEDADVSLALAAKYPSGCAMAYAWELPRLYFWRVEDTPVVAAAWHAHSAAQRYLCELVTADSAISTTSTAPFLAILQGAAVVVSERSAAPHESAKTASGLFWTRSLAIDVMGSVFFGMCRWCALQLSASSSSLSAEAAATVIQQLCCPRTPSVVLSSPHAVAHPFLLSLRNHVKAQVGNNLADATEVEGAVVSKENAEDVDLPSVASPSPSQQLLRSQHCWISWFWACTYQEVDSTARVQAAAKRLLREFSAECGSHAPTKTLLGIRAMVEQMKKEISDAAVVAGELQEAVHGDLRALLLLQQQQEQAENEKATTVASTEDTEAAATTTSFAAAAAGAVLKPVTLRGYLDQIHEALAQRARVSPVDGAVSAATLGHLLHVLSDPHLPITMSAQERQRMCQRLFFTLANSLAECTRTEALSCVCCMRCVLQDIVLPYKKSFMTEASAARVYHRCLSDTEADAFRMVQHMCDDVIMAVQKIALRSGILDEWKIVLVLQHLGDPLSLVRSTVEKLRSTVEKLTARRRGVIMDVIAQQLAIVKKSAARTGCGVADDVHCLFTLHPPSPPFSLPAAASAKAAVRAAEALTTSSSAAAMPAERSGSGRRRHGDRREKERRSEKDCKRDRDDSGSGDSSEHPWKKSRYRESKRHRTDFKRTRH from the coding sequence ATGGAAGCGGGGCAAGCGTCCTCGAGCGACGTGGCGCCATGGTGGTGGTCACACCGCAGCATTGTCGAAGAGGCAGAGCCTCTCGACGCCACGGccgacgacgctgccgcaaGCTGCCTCTCCGCCATCGTCAAGCAGACAGCGAATCATGTTCTCGCTTACCGGAATGTCCTTCTGGACACGGTCAGTGTTGTGCAGGATGCACAAGAGGGCAGTGCCACCAGTGGGTCCCAACACAGCAGTGACGCTAGCCACATCAACCTCTACCAACACATGAAGTGGGATGGCGTCCTCCTGCCCCTTCTCACGCAACTCCGGAAGTGCATGGCCCGTGCCTGGGAAGAGCGCGCCGCCGAGCAGGCAGAGCAGGCTGCTGATGGCATGACGCCGATGTCCGCGTCGGGGGTGGGAAGAGGCAGTTTCAAGGTCATGCCAACTGCCCACGTCGACGCTGTTCAGGCCCGCCGCCTgcgtgcggtgcagcagcagatctACCTCGCTTTCCTCAACGCGGTCCTGCAAGGACTCACAGacggcgcgcgcgccgccgtaGTAACGGGGGTAGATACGAGTAACTCCGCAGCATGTGAGGAAGGAGGCAGTGCGGACGCACAACCGGGTTCGAGCTCCGAGACGACAgatgcagcgccagcagcacgagcTCTGTCACTGCTGATGGACAGTCTTCTCACCCATGTTCTCAGTTTTGCGACCTCGGGGACGGTGGTGACATCGCCACAGACGGAGACGGAGGACACTACAAAGCCCCGCCGCGGACAGCATCACCGCACCTTAGCTCTTACGTGCACTCACACCGGTGACTGGTTCACTGGTATGTTGCCGCTGTACCTGCGCGCTGCTtaccaacaacaacaacaacgtgCTCATGATGGTGTCGCCGAGCAAGAAGGGGCTGCATCGGCGTCCAGATCCGCTGCGTTGATTCCCTCACCTGCTCTCTGTCTTGTGAGCTACATTGGTGTCTTCGTGCAAGGAGCAGGCCTGCAGCTTTTCCCATCGGAGCAGGAGGCATACCTGCCTTGTTTCAACCGCAAGGTACTCTCGCTGTTCAGTGATCAGATTAAAGGCTTTGTGCAAGCCGCCGTCGAGCAGTCTGAGTATGTGATCGCTGGTACGACCAGCACGGatgcagtggcggtggcggcggcgcacatCCGCTATGCCGGCGACGTGTTGAAGGCCATCATCGACATGCAGCTCTACAGCGAGGACAACGCCACGGAAGTAGGAGAGGATGACTGTACGATGGTCTATGCTGCCCTGCCGTgcccgctggcgctgcgtgcaCAGACGCAACAATCAGAGAAACGAACTGAGGTGGATTACAGTGTGgcccctcttctcgcgcTTACCTCCTATAAGGTATGTGAGCGGCTTCTTGGGCTGATGAGTCGCTGGTGGGTCACGTGCGAGCGCATGGcgcggcacgcacgcacgtgtgtggctgccgcggcaCGGCGTATGGATGAAGACAATGTCGAGGGGGAaaagcaggagcagcagcagcagggtgCCGATAGCCCCACCAGTGGCAATGACACGAGCCACCTCGCAGAACTCGAGGACGTGTGGCTGGGGCTGCGCAAGCAGGCCATGAGCTTCACACTCGTCCTCAGCACCTACAGTGAAACGACGCTCCTGATAGTCCCGTACACAGCTCTCCTCACAGACCTCTTTTTCACGCCTGCGCCGGATAGGTCTGCGCCGTCtggtgcgcagcaggcgccgcTTTCGTTGGAGACGTGGAAGAGCTGTATCCGTGAGTTGCACCGCGTCACGCATGCCAGTCAGGACGGCAGCTATGCTCTCTTCACGCACACTGCCTGCGGGGCACGTCGGCAGTTGCGCATGCACCACTGCCATGTGCGGGACTGCACATTTGCCGCTGCGTGTTTCTCTCGTGCGATGGTTTGCCTCAGCGACCCCTCGACAGGTGCACATGTGTCTGGGTGTGCCACAGAAGTTGGAACGGATCGCCAAGTCCACAGTAGCGGGCCACACAGTCTTCTACCACTTGCCTTTGCCGCACTtcagcagccgctgtcgGTAATGCAGGAGCACGTGTTCCACCCGCTTCTCAGAGTAAGCAGTGTGACGCTGAGCGTCCGTGCCGATGCGGTGGTGCGTGAAAAGGGCGGCGCAGGGCAGCATGGCGCCACACCAGACGCGTCCAGTGCCACGCGTCTCGAAGCCCTGACGGAGAACCCGCTGTCTGCTGTGCAGCTCGTGGAACTGTACTTTCCTCGCCACTACCGAGTCATGTCAGCCCTGGATCAGGCCATGCAGTACGTGCTGGATCGCTTTCAGGCGCTCGCCAGTAACCACACAGCTCTAGAAGAGACGGTTGACAGTGAGGTCGCGATGGCGTGGGCGTCGCTTTGCTCCCTCCCCGCAACGCTCACGAGTTTTTGGGGCGCAACGATGGATGAAGCCTGCGTCTCACGAATGCGCAACACGGGGGACGAGGTGGCCACAAGCGAACTCCTCATGTTCTTTGCGGCCGTCTTCCGCACGCTGCCACCCACGGTGCTGCCTCGCGTGCGAGCGGCACTGGAGACCTTCCTCGGCGAGGGTGGGTGTAAGACGATGGAGTACCTGCGGCATCACATTATTgatcagcgccgccacggcctcgccgccttctttttgccgccgctgcgcgccaTGGCGCTCGACTACGCCACCGCAGAAGACGCAGACGTGAGCCTTGCGCTGGCAGCCAAGTACCCCTCTGGCTGTGCAATGGCGTATGCGTGGGAACTCCCCCGGCTGTACTTCTGGCGAGTCGAAGACAcgccagtggtggcggcggcatggCACGCTCActcggctgcgcagcggtaCCTGTGCGAGCTTGTCACGGCAGACTCTGCCATTTCCACCACGTCCACCGCCCCATTCCTCGCCATCTTGCAGGGGGCAGCAGTAGTGGTGAGTGAGCGGTCTGCGGCGCCGCACGAAAGCGCCAAGACGGCGTCGGGGCTGTTCTGGACGCGCAGCCTGGCGATTGATGTGATGGGCTCTGTCTTCTTCGGTATgtgccgctggtgcgcgctgcagctgagcgcgtcgtcatcatcgctctctgcggaagcggcggcgacggtgatTCAACAGCTGTGCTGTCCGCGAACGCCGTCGGTGGTGTTGTCGTCGCCCCACGCTGTAGCGcatccctttcttctctctctgcgaaATCATGTCAAAGCGCAGGTGGGCAACAATCTGGCGGACGCTACTGAAGTAGAGGGCGCCGTCGTCAGCAAAGAGAACGCCGAAGATGTCGACTTGCCCAGCGTTGCGTCTCCGTCCCCGTCACAGCAGCTGTTGCGCAGCCAGCACTGCTGGATCTCCTGGTTCTGGGCCTGCACCTACCAGGAGGTGGACTCCACCGCACGCGTGCAGGCGGCCGCGAAAAGACTCCTGCGGGAGTTCTCTGCGGAGTGCGGGTCACATGCGCCGACGAAGACACTCCTTGGAATCCGCGCGATGGTGGAGCAGATGAAAAAGGAGATATCCGACgcagccgtggtggcggGTGAACTACAAGAAGCCGTCCACGGCGACCTACgcgcgttgctgttgctgcaacagcagcaagaaCAAGCTGAAAACGAGAAGGCCACGACCGTCGCATCCACCGAGGACACGGAGGCCGCGGCCACGACCACcagcttcgccgccgccgctgcaggagccGTTCTTAAGCCGGTCACACTGCGTGGCTACCTTGATCAGATACACGAGGCCCTCGCTCAGCGTGCACGCGTCTCACCAGTCGACggcgccgtcagcgccgccacgctcgGCCATCTCCTGCACGTCCTCAGCGACCCGCACCTGCCCATCACAATGAGCGctcaagagcggcagcgcatgTGTCAGCGCCTCTTCTTTACGCTCGCAAACTCGCTGGCGGAGTGCACCCGCACCGAAGCACTGTCCTGCGTGTGCTGTATGCGGTGTGTCCTGCAAGACATCGTGCTCCCGTATAAAAAGAGCTTCATGACTGAGgccagcgcagcgcgcgtgTATCACCGGTGCCTCTCCGACACGGAGGCAGACGCGTTTCGCATGGTGCAACACATGTGCGACGACGTCATCATGGCCGTGCAGAAGATTGCGCTGCGGAGCGGTATTCTTGACGAGTGGAAGATCGTGCTGGTgttgcagcacctcggcgatCCACTGTCGCTCGTGCGCAGCACAGTCGAGAAGTTGCGCAGCACAGTAGAGAAGCTCACGGCCCGGCGCAGAGGTGTCATCATGGATgtcatcgcgcagcagctcgcaatcgtgaagaagagcgcgGCGCGCACCGGCTGCGGTGTCGCTGATGACGTTCACTGTCTCTTCACTCTTCATCCACCGTCACCACCTTTCTCTTTGCCTGCGGCGGCTAGTGCAAAGGCCGCGGTGAGAGCGGCAGAAGCCCTCACGACCTCCTcatccgccgctgccatgccTGCGGAGCGTAGTGGCAGCGGCCGGAGAAGGCACGGCGACCgtcgagagaaagagcggcgcagcgagaaGGACTGCAAGAGGGATCGCGACGATAGTGGTAGTGGCGATAGTAGCGAGCACCCCTGGAAGAAGTCTCGTTATAGAGAAAGCAAACGGCATCGTACCGACTTCAAGCGCACACGGCACTGA